Proteins encoded by one window of Anopheles maculipalpis chromosome 2RL, idAnoMacuDA_375_x, whole genome shotgun sequence:
- the LOC126557077 gene encoding DNA topoisomerase 3-beta: protein MKVALMVAEKPSLAASLASILSNGKCSVRKGSNSACSVHEWVGQFRGETTRFKMTSVCGHVMGLEFVGKYNSWDRVDPAELFGCPTEKKECTPNLRMPYFLAQEARGCDYLILWLDCDKEGENICYEVMAAVSDSIHNVHSNRVTYRAKFSAITEKDIKYAMDNLIHPNENEAKSVDARQELDLRIGCAFSRFQTKFFQGKYADLDASLISYGPCQTPTLGFCVQRHDEIQTFKPETFWYVQVSVGESPEVKLEWHRVRVFEKEIACIYLNKVKDHKEATVEAVSTKEQVRGRPQALNTVELMRAASAGLGIGPHTAMQIAEKLYTRGYISYPRTETTQYPTNFDLNGVVRLLQPSSEFGEEAKAIARDMTHPRKGNDAGDHPPITPMKLASRNELDGDSWRVYDYICRHFLGTISRDLKYRTHTTKFRIGGELFTATTSALIDPGFTKVMTWQAFGKNELVHQFAVNDKVKISDVRLVESQTGPPDYLTESELISLMEKHGIGTDASIPVHINNICQRNYVVIGSGRTLTPTNLGIVLVHGYQKIDPELVLPTMRSAVEQQLNLIAHGSADYRSVLKHAVEIFRLKFLYFVQNISNMDILFESTFSSLSSSGKSLSRCGKCRRYMKYIQSKPARLHCPTCDETYTLPVKGSIRVYRELKCPLDDFELVAWTNGAMGKAFPLCPYCYNHPPFRDMVKNSGCNNCPHPTCAHSLSLLGVSSCMECERGVLVLDCTMTPKTWRLVCNGLCDVIVNCFADAVKVTVEADSCEECGAQLVTAVYKQEKTPFKDDVTEKKGCIFCFADFMPLVEKHKAVEMRRNHAGGGRGGRGRGFRGRGGKGGRGRNKAPKDKMTQLANYFV from the exons ATGAAGGTTGCGCTAATGGTGGCAGAAAAGCCATCGCTAGCAGCATCGCTAGCGAGCATCCTGAGCAATGGGAAGTGTTCGGTGCGAAAAG GATCGAACAGTGCCTGCTCGGTACACGAGTGGGTGGGTCAGTTCCGGGGCGAAACGACCCGGTTCAAAATGACGTCCGTGTGTGGTCACGTCATGGGGTTGGAGTTTGTCGGCAAGTACAACTCGTGGGATCGCGTCGATCCGGCTGAGCTGTTCGGGTGCCCGACCGAGAAAAAAGAATGCACACCGAACCTACGGATGCCATACTTCTTGGCACAGGAAGCGCGCGGTTGCGACTACCTCATTCTGTGGCTCGATTGCGATAAGGAGGGTGAAAACATATGCTACGAAGTGATGGCTGCCGTATCTGACTCGATACACAACGTGCATTCCAACCGGGTGACGTACCGTGCAAAGTTTTCCGCCATCACCGAGAAGGACATCAAGTACGCGATGGACAATCTGATTCATCCCAACGAGAACGAGGCGAAATCGGTCGACGCACGGCAAGAGCTCGATCTGCGCATTGGCTGCGCGTTTAGCCGGTTTCAGACCAAGTTTTTCCAGGGCAAGTATGCGGACTTGGACGCATCGCTCATCTCGTACGGTCCTTGTCAAACGCCGACGCTTGGGTTTTGCGTACAGCGGCACGACGAAATACAAACGTTCAAGCCGGAAACGTTCTGGTACGTGCAGGTTTCGGTGGGCGAAAGCCCGGAAGTCAAGCTCGAGTGGCACCGGGTGCGTGTGTTCGAGAAGGAAATTGCCTGTATATATTTGAACAAGGTGAAGGACCACAAGGAGGCAAC AGTTGAAGCGGTAAGCACGAAGGAACAGGTCCGTGGACGTCCGCAAGCACTTAACACCGTTGAGCTGATGCGCGCCGCCAGTGCTGGGTTGGGCATTGGTCCTCATACCGCAATGCAAATTGCAGAAAA GTTATACACACGAGGTTACATTAGCTATCCCAGAACAGAAACCACTCAGTATCCTACAAACTTTGACCTAAA TGGAGTCGTACGACTGTTACAACCCTCGTCGGAGTTTGGTGAAGAAGCGAAAGCGATCGCCCGCGACATGACCCATCCCCGCAAGGGCAACGATGCCGGCGACCATCCACCCATCACACCGATGAAGTTGGCCTCCCGCAACGAGCTTGACGGGGACAGTTGGCGCGTGTACGATTACATTTGCCGCCACTTTCTTGGTACGATTTCACGCGATCTTAAGTATCGCACGCACACGACCAAGTTCCGGATCGGGGGCGAGCTGTTTACGGCCACCACCAGCGCACTGATCGATCCCGGCTTTACCAAGGTCATGACGTGGCAAGCGTTCGGGAAAAATGAGCTAGTACATCAGTTTGCAGTTAACGATAAGGTGAAGATCAGCGACGTGCGACTAGTGGAGAGCCAAACTGGCCCACCAGACTATCTGACGGAGTCGGAACTGATTTCACTGATGGAAAAACATGGCATAGGTACGGACGCATCGATCCCGGTACacataaacaatatttgtcaGCGTAATTATGTGGTGATTGGCAGTGGTCGTACACTGACGCCCACCAACCTTGGCATTGTGCTGGTACACGGATATCAAAAG ATCGATCCGGAGCTGGTACTTCCGACGATGCGATCGGCCGTCGAGCAGCAGCTGAATCTCATCGCGCACGGTTCCGCCGACTACCGGTCGGTGCTGAAGCATGCGGTCGAAATATTTCGCCTCAAGTTTCTGTACTTTGTGCAAAACATCAGCAACATGGACATACTGTTCGAGTCCACCTTTTCCTCGCTCAGCTCGTCCGGCAAATCGTTGTCGCGCTGTGGCAAATGTCGGCGTTACATGAAATACATCCAATCCAAGCCAGCCCGTCTCCACTGCCCAACGTGTGACGAAACGTACACGCTGCCTGTTAAGGGTTCGATTCGGGTGTACCGTGAACTCAAATGTCCGCTCGATGACTTCGAACTGGTCGCCTGGACGAATGGTGCGATGGGTAAAGCATTCCCGCTCTGTCCGTACTGCTACAATCACCCACCGTTCAGGGATATGGTAAAGAATTCGGGCTGTAACAACTGTCCGCATCCGACGTGTGCCCATTCCCTGTCGCTGTTGGGCGTTTCGAGTTGTATGGAGTGTGAGCGGGGCGTTCTGGTGCTGGATTGTACAATGACACCCAAAACATGGCGTCTGGTGTGCAACGGGTTGTGCGATGTCATTGTCAATTGCTTTGCGGACGCGGTGAAAGTGACCGTTGAAG CCGATTCGTGTGAAGAGTGTGGCGCCCAGCTAGTTACGGCCGTGTACAAACAGGAAAAGACTCCGTTCAAAGACGACGTAACGGAGAAAAAGGGATGCATTTTCTGTTTCGCCGACTTTATGCCTCTG GTTGAGAAGCACAAGGCGGTCGAAATGCGGCGCAATCATGCCGGTGGCGGCCGTGGTGGACGGGGTCGAGGTTTTCGTGGCCGGGGTGGCAAGGGTGGAAGGGGCCGGAACAAAGCACCCAAGGATAAAATGACGCAGCTTGCAAATTATTTTGTGTAG
- the LOC126557768 gene encoding aldehyde dehydrogenase, mitochondrial has product MHRVVKSSSFFRALTASVRNYSVPAPKSSPEILYTGIFINNEWHKSSTGKTFPTINPSNEQVIAEIQQGSKADIDQAVVAARDAFKLGSPWRRMDASKRGQLLYRLADLMERDRVYLASLETLDNGKPYFMSYNVDIPMAISNLRYYAGWADKNHGKVIPMDGEFFVYTRHEPVGVCGQIIPWNFPILMAAWKFGPALATGNTIILKPAEQTSLTALYMAQLTKEAGFPPGVINVVPGYGDAGAALVDHPDVDKVAFTGSTEVGKKIQQGSGLSNLKRTTLELGGKSPNIILSDADMKHAVETSHFGLFFNMGQCCCAGSRTFIEDKIYDEFVERSAERAKKRTVGNPFDLTTEHGPQVDRDQYDKILGLIDTGKKQGARLVAGGEKVQDLPGYFIQPTVFADVQDDMTIAKEEIFGPVQQLIRFKSLDEVIERANKTDYGLAAAVFSKDIDKVNYLVQGLRAGTVWVNTYNVLSAQAPFGGYKMSGHGRENGEYGLQAYTEVKSVITRIPVKNS; this is encoded by the exons ATGCATCGTGTGGTGAAATCTTCAAGCTTTTTTCGTGCTTTGACCGCTTCGGTCAGGAATTATTCCGTACCGGCACCTAAATCGTCTCCCGAAATTCTCTACACAGGG ATCTTTATCAACAATGAGTGGCACAAAAGCTCGACCGGCAAAACCTTTCCCACGATCAACCCATCCAATGAGCAGGTGATCGCGGAAATCCAGCAGGGCAGCAAAGCCGACATTGACCAGGCGGTTGTAGCAGCCAGAGACGCTTTTAA ACTGGGCTCACCCTGGCGTCGTATGGATGCTTCGAAGCGTGGACAGTTGCTTTACCGTTTGGCGGATTTGATGGAGCGCGATCGGGTGTACCTGGCG AGCTTGGAAACGTTGGACAATGGCAAACCGTACTTCATGTCGTACAACGTCGACATTCCGATGGCAATCAGCAACTTGCGTTACTACGCTGGTTGGGCGGATAAGAACCATGGCAAGGTTATACCGATGGACGGTGAATTCTTTGTGTACACACGTCACGAGCCGGTCGGAGTGTGTGGACAGATCATTCCCTGGAACTTCCCGATACTGATGGCGGCCTGGAAGTTTGGACCGGCGCTGGCTACCGGCAATACCATCATCCTGAAGCCGGCCGAACAGACTAGCCTGACGGCACTGTACATGGCACAGCTGACGAAAGAAGCTGGATTCCCGCCCGGTGTGATCAATGTCGTGCCCGGGTACGGAGATGCCGGTGCCGCACTAGTCGATCATCCGGATGTGGACAAGGTGGCATTTACTGGTTCGACGGAGGTCGGCAAGAAAATTCAGCAAGGCTCGGGATTGAGCAATCTTAAACGCACCACCCTCGAGCTGGGTGGTAAAAGCCCAAACATCATTCTGTCCGATGCGGACATGAAGCACGCCGTAGAAACATCTCACTTTGGGCTGTTTTTCAACATGGGCCAGTGTTGCTGTGCCGGATCGCGCACCTTCATTGAGGATAAAATTTACGATGAATTCGTTGAGCGTAGCGCTGAACGGGCAAAGAAACGTACGGTCGGCAACCCGTTCGATTTGACTACCGAACATGGTCCACAGGTGGATCGTGACCAGTATGACAAGATTTTGGGACTGATCGACACTGGCAAGAAGCAGGGAGCACGGTTGGTGGCGGGCGGCGAAAAGGTACAGGACTTGCCCGGATACTTTATCCAGCCGACGGTGTTTGCGGACGTGCAGGATGATATGACAATCGCGAAGGAAGAAATTTTCGGTCCGGTACAGCAGCTGATTCGCTTTAAATCGCTCGATGAGGTGATTGAGCGTGCCAACAAGACCGATTACGGGTTGGCGGCTGCGGTCTTTTCGAAGGACATCGACAAGGTGAATTATCTTGTGCAAGGGCTGCGGGCCGGTACGGTTTGGGTGAATACGTACAACGTGCTTTCGGCTCAGGCACCGTTCGGTGGGTACAAAATGTCGGGCCATGGACGTGAAAATGGTGAGTACGGTTTGCAGGCGTACACAGAGGTGAAGAGCGTCATCACTCGTATACCGGTCAAGAATTCTTAA
- the LOC126557678 gene encoding PDF receptor isoform X3, with translation MVSTIGGPSTVAAAAAVAGAAGAATTITTTDATQLFINTTLDSCALKYEEFVIPTTVPYCNWTWDSILCWPPTPANLTIRQRCPPAHGIDTSKFAERRCSAEGQWEGKPGSPPNLHGWTNYTPCYSPEVIQLFRKLYAGGSDDEANDKIDIAERTRTLETVGFSLSLVALIISLIIFCKFRGLRNNRTRIHKNLFVAMVIQVVIRLTLYIDQAIIRSGGKKFGNESSRQGIDNTPFLCEASYVLLEYARTCMFMWMFIEGLYLHNVVTVTVFQGRFPHTLYAIVGWGGPVVLTVIWAITTAQYIRQQKCWWGYNLTPYYWILEGPRLAVVVLNFIFLLNIIRVLIVKLRQSHTSDVEQVRKAVRAAVVLVPLLGITNILNMTQAPLDKTALEFAIWSYVTHFLTSFQGFFIALLYCFLNGEVRTALMKSISVYLSLRGHHDWAVRRQSLFSAGYPTVPVNEAPPQTGGDTNRNTNRNAVSNNLLASANNHTANGGMISSTANGFRCGWFSRCFLVQKHTNPSAPEPAPPETSV, from the exons ATGGTGTCAACAATCGGTGGTCCTTCtactgtcgctgctgctgccgctgttgcCGGTGCTGCGGGTGCGGCAACCACTATCACCACCACTGATGCGACACAACTGTTCATCAACACAACGCTTGACTCATGTGCCCTTAAATATGAAGAGTTCGTTATACCGACCACAG TTCCTTACTGCAACTGGACCTGGGATAGCATACTATGCTGGCCACCAACGCCAGCCAATTTGACAATAAGACAGCGATGCCCTCCAGCACACGGAATCGATACCTCAA aGTTTGCCGAACGACGGTGCAGTGCCGAGGGCCAGTGGGAAGGCAAACCGGGCTCCCCGCCCAACCTGCACGGATGGACCAACTATACGCCCTGCTACAGCCCGGAAGTTATACAACTGTTTAGAAAGCTTTACGCGGGTGGCAGCGACGATGAAGCGAAT GACAAGATAGACATTGCCGAGCGGACGCGTACGCTGGAGACAGTGGGATTCAGTCTTTCACTAGTAGCGTTAATTATTTCGTTGataatattttgtaaatttcg CGGTCTTCGCAACAATCGGACAAGAATACACAAAAATCTGTTCGTTGCCATGGTGATACAGGTGGTGATCCGCCTAACCTTATACATCGACCAAGCGATCATACGCAGCGGTGGCAAAAAGTTCGGTAACGAAAGCTCTCGGCAAGGAATCGATAACACG CCTTTCCTCTGCGAAGCGTCGTACGTGCTGCTAGAATACGCCAGGACCTGCATGTTTATGTGGATGTTTATAGAAGGATTATATTTACACAACGTAGTGACGGTTACAGTATTCCAGGGACGGTTTCCACATACGCTTTACGCCATCGTGGGCTGGGGTGGCCCAGTCGTACTGACCGTCATCTGGGCCATCACAACCGCGCAGTACATCCGGCAGCAGAA ATGCTGGTGGGGATACAACTTGACGCCTTATTACTGGATTTTGGAAGGTCCAAGACTAGCAGTAGTCGTG ttgaatttcatatttttacttAATATTATAAGAGTACTGATCGTAAAGCTACGCCAAAGTCACACCAGCGATGTAGAGCAGGTTAGGAAAGCGGTCCGTGCGGCGGTCGTCCTTGTGCCATTGCTAGGAATTACCAACATACTAAACATGACCCAAGCACCGCTCGATAAGACGGCGCTCGAGTTCGCCATCTGGTCGTACGTGACACATTTTCTCACCTCCTTCCAAGGATTCTTTATCGCGCTGCTCTACTGCTTCCTAAATGGCGAG GTACGAACGGCTCTTATGAAAAGTATTAGTGTGTACCTTTCGCTTCGCGGCCACCACGACTGGGCAGTTCGGAGGCAGTCGCTCTTTTCCGCTGGTTATCCTACGGTGCCTGTCAACGAGGCACCTCCGCAAACTGGAGGAGATACAAATCG caacaccaacagAAATGCCGTCAGCAACAATCTGCTGGCAAGTGCCAACAATCATACCGCCAACGGTGGCATGATCAGCAGCACCGCGAACGGGTTCCGATGTGGCTGGTTCAGCCGCTGCTTTTTAGTACAAAAACATACCAACCCGTCCGCTCCGGAACCGGCCCCACCTGA AACCAGCGTGTGA
- the LOC126557678 gene encoding PDF receptor isoform X2 translates to MVSTIGGPSTVAAAAAVAGAAGAATTITTTDATQLFINTTLDSCALKYEEFVIPTTVPYCNWTWDSILCWPPTPANLTIRQRCPPAHGIDTSKFAERRCSAEGQWEGKPGSPPNLHGWTNYTPCYSPEVIQLFRKLYAGGSDDEANDKIDIAERTRTLETVGFSLSLVALIISLIIFCKFRGLRNNRTRIHKNLFVAMVIQVVIRLTLYIDQAIIRSGGKKFGNESSRQGIDNTPFLCEASYVLLEYARTCMFMWMFIEGLYLHNVVTVTVFQGRFPHTLYAIVGWGGPVVLTVIWAITTAQYIRQQKCWWGYNLTPYYWILEGPRLAVVVLNFIFLLNIIRVLIVKLRQSHTSDVEQVRKAVRAAVVLVPLLGITNILNMTQAPLDKTALEFAIWSYVTHFLTSFQGFFIALLYCFLNGEVRTALMKSISVYLSLRGHHDWAVRRQSLFSAGYPTVPVNEAPPQTGGDTNRNAVSNNLLASANNHTANGGMISSTANGFRCGWFSRCFLVQKHTNPSAPEPAPPESVVFDISD, encoded by the exons ATGGTGTCAACAATCGGTGGTCCTTCtactgtcgctgctgctgccgctgttgcCGGTGCTGCGGGTGCGGCAACCACTATCACCACCACTGATGCGACACAACTGTTCATCAACACAACGCTTGACTCATGTGCCCTTAAATATGAAGAGTTCGTTATACCGACCACAG TTCCTTACTGCAACTGGACCTGGGATAGCATACTATGCTGGCCACCAACGCCAGCCAATTTGACAATAAGACAGCGATGCCCTCCAGCACACGGAATCGATACCTCAA aGTTTGCCGAACGACGGTGCAGTGCCGAGGGCCAGTGGGAAGGCAAACCGGGCTCCCCGCCCAACCTGCACGGATGGACCAACTATACGCCCTGCTACAGCCCGGAAGTTATACAACTGTTTAGAAAGCTTTACGCGGGTGGCAGCGACGATGAAGCGAAT GACAAGATAGACATTGCCGAGCGGACGCGTACGCTGGAGACAGTGGGATTCAGTCTTTCACTAGTAGCGTTAATTATTTCGTTGataatattttgtaaatttcg CGGTCTTCGCAACAATCGGACAAGAATACACAAAAATCTGTTCGTTGCCATGGTGATACAGGTGGTGATCCGCCTAACCTTATACATCGACCAAGCGATCATACGCAGCGGTGGCAAAAAGTTCGGTAACGAAAGCTCTCGGCAAGGAATCGATAACACG CCTTTCCTCTGCGAAGCGTCGTACGTGCTGCTAGAATACGCCAGGACCTGCATGTTTATGTGGATGTTTATAGAAGGATTATATTTACACAACGTAGTGACGGTTACAGTATTCCAGGGACGGTTTCCACATACGCTTTACGCCATCGTGGGCTGGGGTGGCCCAGTCGTACTGACCGTCATCTGGGCCATCACAACCGCGCAGTACATCCGGCAGCAGAA ATGCTGGTGGGGATACAACTTGACGCCTTATTACTGGATTTTGGAAGGTCCAAGACTAGCAGTAGTCGTG ttgaatttcatatttttacttAATATTATAAGAGTACTGATCGTAAAGCTACGCCAAAGTCACACCAGCGATGTAGAGCAGGTTAGGAAAGCGGTCCGTGCGGCGGTCGTCCTTGTGCCATTGCTAGGAATTACCAACATACTAAACATGACCCAAGCACCGCTCGATAAGACGGCGCTCGAGTTCGCCATCTGGTCGTACGTGACACATTTTCTCACCTCCTTCCAAGGATTCTTTATCGCGCTGCTCTACTGCTTCCTAAATGGCGAG GTACGAACGGCTCTTATGAAAAGTATTAGTGTGTACCTTTCGCTTCGCGGCCACCACGACTGGGCAGTTCGGAGGCAGTCGCTCTTTTCCGCTGGTTATCCTACGGTGCCTGTCAACGAGGCACCTCCGCAAACTGGAGGAGATACAAATCG AAATGCCGTCAGCAACAATCTGCTGGCAAGTGCCAACAATCATACCGCCAACGGTGGCATGATCAGCAGCACCGCGAACGGGTTCCGATGTGGCTGGTTCAGCCGCTGCTTTTTAGTACAAAAACATACCAACCCGTCCGCTCCGGAACCGGCCCCACCTGAGTCAGTTGTGTTCGATATTTCCGACTAG
- the LOC126557678 gene encoding PDF receptor isoform X1 — MVSTIGGPSTVAAAAAVAGAAGAATTITTTDATQLFINTTLDSCALKYEEFVIPTTVPYCNWTWDSILCWPPTPANLTIRQRCPPAHGIDTSKFAERRCSAEGQWEGKPGSPPNLHGWTNYTPCYSPEVIQLFRKLYAGGSDDEANDKIDIAERTRTLETVGFSLSLVALIISLIIFCKFRGLRNNRTRIHKNLFVAMVIQVVIRLTLYIDQAIIRSGGKKFGNESSRQGIDNTPFLCEASYVLLEYARTCMFMWMFIEGLYLHNVVTVTVFQGRFPHTLYAIVGWGGPVVLTVIWAITTAQYIRQQKCWWGYNLTPYYWILEGPRLAVVVLNFIFLLNIIRVLIVKLRQSHTSDVEQVRKAVRAAVVLVPLLGITNILNMTQAPLDKTALEFAIWSYVTHFLTSFQGFFIALLYCFLNGEVRTALMKSISVYLSLRGHHDWAVRRQSLFSAGYPTVPVNEAPPQTGGDTNRNTNRNAVSNNLLASANNHTANGGMISSTANGFRCGWFSRCFLVQKHTNPSAPEPAPPESVVFDISD; from the exons ATGGTGTCAACAATCGGTGGTCCTTCtactgtcgctgctgctgccgctgttgcCGGTGCTGCGGGTGCGGCAACCACTATCACCACCACTGATGCGACACAACTGTTCATCAACACAACGCTTGACTCATGTGCCCTTAAATATGAAGAGTTCGTTATACCGACCACAG TTCCTTACTGCAACTGGACCTGGGATAGCATACTATGCTGGCCACCAACGCCAGCCAATTTGACAATAAGACAGCGATGCCCTCCAGCACACGGAATCGATACCTCAA aGTTTGCCGAACGACGGTGCAGTGCCGAGGGCCAGTGGGAAGGCAAACCGGGCTCCCCGCCCAACCTGCACGGATGGACCAACTATACGCCCTGCTACAGCCCGGAAGTTATACAACTGTTTAGAAAGCTTTACGCGGGTGGCAGCGACGATGAAGCGAAT GACAAGATAGACATTGCCGAGCGGACGCGTACGCTGGAGACAGTGGGATTCAGTCTTTCACTAGTAGCGTTAATTATTTCGTTGataatattttgtaaatttcg CGGTCTTCGCAACAATCGGACAAGAATACACAAAAATCTGTTCGTTGCCATGGTGATACAGGTGGTGATCCGCCTAACCTTATACATCGACCAAGCGATCATACGCAGCGGTGGCAAAAAGTTCGGTAACGAAAGCTCTCGGCAAGGAATCGATAACACG CCTTTCCTCTGCGAAGCGTCGTACGTGCTGCTAGAATACGCCAGGACCTGCATGTTTATGTGGATGTTTATAGAAGGATTATATTTACACAACGTAGTGACGGTTACAGTATTCCAGGGACGGTTTCCACATACGCTTTACGCCATCGTGGGCTGGGGTGGCCCAGTCGTACTGACCGTCATCTGGGCCATCACAACCGCGCAGTACATCCGGCAGCAGAA ATGCTGGTGGGGATACAACTTGACGCCTTATTACTGGATTTTGGAAGGTCCAAGACTAGCAGTAGTCGTG ttgaatttcatatttttacttAATATTATAAGAGTACTGATCGTAAAGCTACGCCAAAGTCACACCAGCGATGTAGAGCAGGTTAGGAAAGCGGTCCGTGCGGCGGTCGTCCTTGTGCCATTGCTAGGAATTACCAACATACTAAACATGACCCAAGCACCGCTCGATAAGACGGCGCTCGAGTTCGCCATCTGGTCGTACGTGACACATTTTCTCACCTCCTTCCAAGGATTCTTTATCGCGCTGCTCTACTGCTTCCTAAATGGCGAG GTACGAACGGCTCTTATGAAAAGTATTAGTGTGTACCTTTCGCTTCGCGGCCACCACGACTGGGCAGTTCGGAGGCAGTCGCTCTTTTCCGCTGGTTATCCTACGGTGCCTGTCAACGAGGCACCTCCGCAAACTGGAGGAGATACAAATCG caacaccaacagAAATGCCGTCAGCAACAATCTGCTGGCAAGTGCCAACAATCATACCGCCAACGGTGGCATGATCAGCAGCACCGCGAACGGGTTCCGATGTGGCTGGTTCAGCCGCTGCTTTTTAGTACAAAAACATACCAACCCGTCCGCTCCGGAACCGGCCCCACCTGAGTCAGTTGTGTTCGATATTTCCGACTAG
- the LOC126557976 gene encoding rRNA methyltransferase 3, mitochondrial has translation MIRTWTVMRFYAATTASVRLYRQFGVVSCAQQKLSPSLFVPPRGSRTLSEPSVEQSSPTPVKKSVEHVDEYKEYGAEDELLNNRKSIPNLKISELLKDLPRSKLRPDRKASEESRESSKPIHKKTAIEKDTLQMLQHRYQDSRESEERYDKQLKVRYTILQSNDDRHRDLMMLLGSRKYREREKMLVLEGRRLIMDGYAAGLRLQAIVTSDVKLLADLGFKSKKQNCPIFLVKRQTMMEWSSLTTSPGLIAIFSEPANLTELVARNAKGGKRLPVTVVCDNIREPNNLGSIIRSCAAVSVQEVILLKGCAHPWDLKCLRGGAGAHFRVPIYGPIEAYQQLPEHTRPGSIFVVADNKKPTDERNGFLWKQYDQIDYGCADHVVLVIGGETYGVSEDIRTFIHQLTQTGEEGLQDRKFVAHIPLANGIESLNTASALSVILYEMRRSLLQMENTT, from the exons atGATTCGAACGTGGACAGTGATGCGTTTTTATGCAGCAACAACCGCTAGTGTACGGCTTTATCGACAGTTCGGTGTAGTGAGTTGTGCGCAGCAAAAACTTTCTCCGTCACTATTTGTACCGCCGCGTGGTTCTCGTACATTAAGCGAACCGTCAGTTGAACAATCATCACCCACTCCGGTGAAGAAATCCGTCGAACACGTTGATGAATATAAAGAGTATGGCGCTGAAGATGAGTTGCTAAACAATCGTAAAAGTATTccgaatttaaaaatatcagaattgtTGAAAGATTTGCCACGATCCAAGCTGAGACCCGACCGTAAAGCGAGTGAGGAATCAAGGGAAAGTAGCAAACCGATCCACAAGAAAACCGCAATCGAGAAAGACACACTCCAGATGTTGCAGCACCGATACCAGGATTCGCGCGAATCGGAGGAACGGTACGACAAGCAGTTAAAGGTACGCTACACCATCCTACAGTCGAATGATGACCGGCACCGGGATTTGATGATGCTGCTCGGATCTCGCAAATACCGGGAGCGGGAAAAGATGCTCGTGCTCGAGGGTAGACGCTTGATAATGGATGGCTACGCGGCTGGATTGCGCTTGCAAGCGATCGTGACGAGTGATGTGAAGCTGCTGGCTGACCTTGGATTTAAATCCAAGAAGCAAAACTGTCCCATATTTCTTGTGAAACGGCAAACCATGATGGAGTGGTCATCGCTAACAACCAGTCCGGGTCTAATAG CCATCTTTTCGGAACCAGCCAACCTGACCGAGCTAGTTGCCCGTAACGCCAAGGGTGGCAAACGACTTCCGGTAACGGTGGTTTGCGACAACATCCGCGAACCGAACAATTTAGGCAGCATAATACGCAGCTGTGCTGCCGTATCCGTACAGGAAGTAATTCTGCTAAAAGGTTGTGCGCATCCCTGGGATTTGAAATGCTTACGTGGCGGAGCTGGGGCACACTTTCGCGTGCCTATTTATGGCCCGATTGAAGCTTACCAGCAGCTGCCAGAGCACACGCGTCCTGGTTCAATCTTTGTGGTGGCTGATAACAAGAAGCCAACCGATGAGCGTAATGGGTTCCTGTGGAAACAGTACGATCAGATCGATTACGGTTGTGCGGATCATGTGGTGCTGGTAATCGGGGGCGAAACGTATGGAGTGAGCGAAGACATTAGGAC CTTCATTCATCAGCTAACACAAACCGGAGAGGAAGGATTGCAAGATCGAAAGTTTGTGGCTCACATACCGCTTGCGAATGGAATTGAAAGTCTCAACACAGCATCAGCATTGAGCGTTATTCTTTACGAAATGAGGCGATCATTACTGCAGATGGAAAATACTACATAG